From the genome of Thermoflexus hugenholtzii, one region includes:
- a CDS encoding glycosyltransferase family 39 protein, producing the protein MHRSRWLAWPGAALLLLALAFGLRVYRLDGPSLWYDEAFSIALARSGVWQPLEAHPPLFYLILRLWMALAGSSEFSARFLSVGVGVLTVALFGAAAARLGRSPWAGLLGLALAATLPFWIWESREVRMYSALGMWTALALWMELRGWLGGTALAVLAGVYTHYAMLWMVPGWLFLLGARGRARWPWALIIALGAAPGALHALWVGQTQGAFWPGRLDLIRALGTLGQAQALQARMAGLLPPPGSPWLPGLIAGALLLVAGLLMGIRSRAIRVRWVWLSLLPLAIGLGLLYRSPKFHPHYFIGVTVAFYLAVALGWAEGTRRARWALLPGWLAWGLFVGPALLWALGHAEQTKDDWRGAVRTVEARRGPGEAVVLVSGFALPAYQVYARSTIPVPLPADPVADVRHVLDYETVTPTLNAVLSGTSGAWLVQWGDEINDPAQVAAAALDWVGDEVETWTFSGGIRVRRFLWGSFRPLPAEPEALFGHAGQPIGSNLRWLGYGLPGGELPIDRPLPVIVGWRTTGPLPSGLRTSLRLEREDGTVWGQWDGALGGETWDTARWPYPRTILARYEVMAQVGTPPGRYRPRLVVYRGGEVWLDARLNPVVRAAPSRPYEDPRWAEPPRARWPGLALTHVDLEGEPRACRTLTIALWWRVEGPPPAAWVRVRLGEAEGVWPWNPAQPEAIWQPGERWRVRYPVPVPCAPGRYPLEVAVGEESGQTVGMVEVRP; encoded by the coding sequence ATGCATCGGAGCCGATGGCTGGCATGGCCCGGAGCCGCGTTGCTCCTGCTCGCGCTGGCCTTCGGGCTGCGGGTCTACCGTCTGGACGGCCCGAGCCTGTGGTATGACGAGGCCTTCAGCATCGCCCTGGCCCGCTCCGGGGTCTGGCAGCCCCTGGAAGCGCATCCTCCCCTCTTCTATCTCATCCTCCGGCTCTGGATGGCTCTCGCGGGCTCCTCCGAGTTCAGCGCCCGCTTCCTTTCGGTGGGCGTGGGGGTGTTGACCGTGGCCCTCTTCGGGGCGGCGGCGGCCCGCCTCGGGCGATCCCCATGGGCAGGGCTCCTCGGGCTGGCCCTGGCGGCCACCCTCCCCTTCTGGATCTGGGAGTCCCGCGAGGTCCGCATGTATTCGGCCCTGGGGATGTGGACGGCCCTGGCGCTGTGGATGGAACTCCGGGGCTGGCTGGGGGGGACCGCCCTCGCGGTCCTGGCCGGGGTCTACACCCATTACGCGATGCTCTGGATGGTGCCCGGGTGGCTGTTCCTCCTCGGGGCGCGCGGGCGGGCTCGCTGGCCGTGGGCGCTGATCATCGCCCTGGGGGCGGCTCCAGGGGCCCTCCACGCCCTGTGGGTGGGTCAAACCCAGGGGGCCTTCTGGCCGGGACGGCTGGATCTGATCCGGGCCCTGGGGACCCTCGGGCAGGCCCAGGCGTTGCAGGCCCGGATGGCAGGCCTTCTTCCACCACCGGGCTCCCCGTGGCTTCCGGGCCTGATCGCCGGAGCCCTCCTCCTCGTCGCCGGCCTCCTGATGGGGATCCGCTCGCGGGCGATACGGGTTCGATGGGTCTGGCTCAGCCTCCTCCCCCTCGCCATCGGGCTGGGCCTGCTCTACCGCAGCCCCAAGTTCCACCCGCATTATTTCATCGGCGTGACGGTGGCCTTCTATCTGGCGGTGGCCCTGGGCTGGGCGGAAGGGACCCGGCGCGCCCGCTGGGCCCTCCTGCCCGGATGGCTGGCCTGGGGCCTCTTCGTCGGGCCGGCGCTCCTCTGGGCGCTGGGCCACGCGGAGCAGACCAAGGACGACTGGCGAGGGGCGGTGCGAACGGTGGAGGCCCGGCGAGGGCCGGGGGAAGCGGTGGTGCTGGTGAGCGGGTTCGCCCTCCCGGCCTATCAGGTCTACGCCCGGTCCACCATCCCGGTCCCGCTCCCCGCGGATCCCGTGGCCGATGTGCGCCACGTGCTGGACTATGAGACAGTCACCCCAACGCTGAACGCCGTCCTCTCCGGGACCTCGGGAGCGTGGCTGGTGCAGTGGGGGGATGAGATCAACGACCCTGCCCAGGTCGCGGCGGCAGCCCTGGACTGGGTGGGGGATGAGGTGGAGACGTGGACCTTCAGCGGGGGGATCCGGGTGCGACGGTTCCTCTGGGGAAGCTTTCGGCCGCTGCCTGCGGAGCCGGAGGCCCTCTTCGGTCACGCGGGCCAGCCCATCGGGTCGAACCTGCGCTGGCTGGGTTACGGCCTCCCGGGAGGGGAGCTCCCCATCGATCGCCCCCTTCCGGTGATCGTGGGATGGCGAACGACCGGGCCCCTCCCGTCCGGGTTGCGGACTTCTCTCCGGCTGGAGCGGGAGGACGGCACGGTGTGGGGGCAGTGGGACGGGGCGCTGGGGGGCGAGACGTGGGACACGGCCCGGTGGCCGTATCCGCGCACCATCCTGGCCCGCTATGAGGTGATGGCCCAGGTGGGGACGCCCCCCGGGCGGTATCGGCCGCGCCTGGTGGTCTACCGGGGCGGGGAGGTCTGGCTGGACGCCCGGCTGAACCCGGTGGTCCGAGCGGCCCCGTCGCGTCCCTATGAGGATCCCCGGTGGGCGGAGCCGCCGCGGGCCCGATGGCCGGGCCTGGCCCTGACCCACGTGGATCTCGAAGGAGAGCCCCGCGCGTGCCGGACGCTCACCATCGCCCTCTGGTGGCGGGTGGAGGGGCCGCCTCCGGCGGCCTGGGTGCGGGTTCGCCTCGGGGAGGCCGAGGGGGTCTGGCCGTGGAACCCGGCGCAACCCGAGGCGATCTGGCAACCGGGGGAGCGATGGCGGGTCCGGTATCCGGTGCCGGTGCCCTGCGCCCCGGGGCGTTATCCCCTGGAGGTCGCCGTCGGGGAGGAGAGCGGGCAGACGGTGGGGATGGTGGAAGTGAGGCCCTGA
- a CDS encoding S1C family serine protease: MTTPEEEELDAYSRTVIRVVEQVGPAVVSIRPAESPRRRPAVELMGSGFFITPDGYLLTNSHVIRPIRHPEITLIDGRTFPARVIGEDPVTDLAVLRVEHEGTFPAARLGDSSRLRLGQLVVAIGNPLGFQFTVSAGIISGLGRALQGPGGRIIEDIIQTDAALNPGNSGGPLVDSRGQVIGVCVATLLGAENIAFAIPSHTAEWVAALLIKEGRIRRAYLGLVVQVRPIPWPPEAAGLEIVEVDRRGPAARAGLQEGDILVRVGDQPVRSLGELHRFLAHWPPGQPLAVHVLRHNQLRVFTVIPQEAPPPRPE; encoded by the coding sequence ATGACAACGCCCGAAGAGGAAGAGCTGGACGCTTACTCGCGGACGGTGATCCGGGTGGTGGAGCAGGTGGGCCCGGCGGTGGTGAGCATCCGGCCGGCGGAATCGCCCCGGCGCCGCCCGGCGGTCGAGCTGATGGGCTCCGGCTTCTTCATCACCCCGGACGGCTATCTCCTGACCAACAGCCACGTGATCCGCCCCATCCGCCATCCGGAGATCACCCTCATCGATGGCCGCACGTTCCCGGCGCGGGTGATCGGGGAGGACCCCGTCACGGATCTGGCCGTGTTGCGGGTGGAGCACGAGGGGACGTTCCCGGCGGCCCGGCTGGGGGATTCCTCGCGCCTGCGGCTGGGGCAGCTGGTGGTCGCCATCGGCAACCCCCTGGGCTTTCAGTTCACGGTGTCCGCCGGGATCATCAGCGGCCTGGGCCGGGCGCTCCAGGGTCCCGGCGGGCGGATCATCGAGGACATCATCCAGACCGACGCGGCCCTCAACCCCGGCAACTCCGGCGGCCCGCTGGTGGACAGCCGGGGCCAGGTCATCGGCGTCTGCGTGGCCACCCTTCTCGGAGCGGAGAACATCGCCTTCGCCATCCCCAGCCACACCGCGGAATGGGTGGCGGCGCTGCTCATCAAAGAGGGACGGATCCGCCGCGCTTACCTGGGGCTGGTGGTCCAGGTCCGCCCGATCCCCTGGCCTCCGGAGGCCGCGGGGCTGGAGATCGTGGAGGTGGATCGAAGGGGTCCCGCGGCCCGGGCCGGCCTCCAGGAAGGCGACATCCTGGTCCGGGTGGGGGACCAGCCGGTGAGGAGCCTGGGGGAGCTCCATCGCTTCCTGGCCCACTGGCCTCCCGGGCAGCCCCTCGCGGTTCACGTGCTGCGCCACAACCAGCTCCGCGTGTTCACGGTGATCCCCCAGGAAGCCCCTCCCCCGAGGCCGGAGTGA
- the moaA gene encoding GTP 3',8-cyclase MoaA has product MVLDQFGRHIRYLRISLTDRCNLRCVYCMPEQMVFLPREELLTDDELIRLARLFAELGFDKIRLTGGEPTVRPHLVELVARMAALPGIREISMTTNGLRLKALAEPLARAGLKRVNVSLDTLDPEKFRRITRWGRLEDVWEGILAAEAAGLTPIKLNAVVVRGYNDSDVIDLAALTLSRPWQVRFIEVMPFADVAPFAQQAVVSTAEMIRVLEGEFGPLEPVGDGRLDGEARVYRIRGAVGTVGFISPVSEPFCAQCNRVRLTAEGRLRLCLLRDDEVDLRTPLRSGADDEELKALIRAAIWRKPWGHGLPEGVIPTARVMSQIGG; this is encoded by the coding sequence ATGGTTCTGGATCAATTCGGCCGTCACATCCGATATCTCCGGATCTCCCTGACCGACCGCTGCAACCTCCGCTGCGTCTATTGCATGCCGGAGCAGATGGTCTTCCTCCCCCGGGAGGAGCTCCTCACCGATGACGAGCTGATCCGTCTGGCCCGCCTCTTCGCCGAGCTGGGCTTCGACAAGATCCGCCTCACCGGCGGGGAGCCCACCGTCCGTCCCCATCTGGTGGAGCTGGTCGCCCGGATGGCTGCCCTCCCCGGGATCCGGGAGATCTCCATGACCACCAACGGCCTGCGCCTCAAGGCCCTGGCCGAGCCCCTGGCCCGCGCCGGCCTGAAACGGGTCAACGTCAGCCTGGACACCCTGGACCCCGAGAAGTTCCGCCGCATCACCCGGTGGGGCCGGCTGGAGGATGTGTGGGAAGGCATCCTGGCCGCCGAGGCCGCCGGGCTCACCCCCATCAAGCTGAACGCCGTGGTGGTTCGGGGCTATAACGATTCAGACGTCATCGACCTGGCCGCCCTCACCCTGAGCCGCCCCTGGCAGGTCCGCTTCATCGAGGTGATGCCCTTCGCCGACGTCGCCCCCTTCGCCCAGCAGGCGGTGGTTTCCACCGCCGAGATGATCCGCGTCCTGGAGGGCGAATTCGGGCCGCTGGAGCCGGTCGGCGACGGCCGTCTGGACGGCGAGGCCCGGGTGTATCGCATCCGGGGGGCGGTGGGGACGGTGGGGTTCATCAGCCCGGTCAGCGAGCCTTTCTGCGCCCAGTGCAACCGGGTCCGCCTGACGGCGGAGGGACGGCTCCGCCTGTGTCTCTTGCGGGATGATGAGGTGGACCTGCGGACGCCGCTTCGCAGCGGCGCCGATGATGAGGAGCTGAAGGCCCTGATCCGGGCCGCCATCTGGCGCAAGCCCTGGGGCCACGGCCTCCCCGAAGGCGTCATCCCCACCGCGCGCGTGATGAGCCAGATCGGCGGGTAG
- a CDS encoding MFS transporter, with translation MRGLRHFDRNVRLFLIALALHGFSSAIYGLWFNLHVLEGGGSRELLGLLNALPSALALGIGLPAGRWIDRIGRRPAMLLGVLLMGLGTIGVGLGTGPLPLGLGVGLIGVGYNLFVIAHAPFLAENASEAERAALFALSSAVLFWAGFAGELAGGALPDLFRVLGSVGPTPYAGPILFTALIDFASLGPLLAIREAPRAPMTARPMRGQGRPLRAPVFHMAVPNLLMGIGAALSIPFLNVYFHERYGLPDEILGALFALASALTGLATLLAPALARGIGRIPTVALTQGLSVVFLIGMALADQAPLAALAMILRGALMNMASPLFTEFCMEQTPPAERATVSSILNLTWEAGWMIGAALSGLLQARYGLTAMLLGTAALYGLGTLHQYLAFAPRDRALAPQPAPALRRPAG, from the coding sequence ATGCGCGGGCTTCGACATTTCGACCGGAACGTTCGTCTCTTCCTGATCGCCCTGGCCCTGCATGGGTTCAGCAGCGCCATCTATGGTCTCTGGTTCAACCTGCATGTGCTGGAGGGGGGCGGATCCCGGGAGCTCCTGGGTCTGCTGAACGCCCTGCCCTCCGCCCTGGCTTTGGGGATCGGCCTGCCGGCGGGCCGGTGGATCGATCGGATCGGCCGTCGGCCGGCGATGCTCCTGGGCGTCCTCCTGATGGGCCTGGGCACCATCGGGGTGGGCCTGGGGACGGGCCCCTTGCCCCTCGGGCTGGGCGTGGGCTTGATCGGGGTGGGATACAACCTGTTCGTGATCGCCCACGCGCCGTTCCTGGCGGAGAACGCCTCTGAGGCGGAACGGGCGGCCCTCTTCGCCCTCTCCTCGGCGGTCCTGTTCTGGGCCGGCTTCGCAGGCGAGCTGGCAGGGGGCGCGTTGCCGGATCTTTTCCGGGTGCTCGGGTCGGTGGGGCCGACGCCCTACGCCGGTCCCATCCTGTTCACCGCCCTCATCGACTTCGCCTCCCTGGGGCCGCTGCTCGCCATCCGGGAGGCCCCTCGCGCTCCGATGACCGCCAGGCCGATGCGCGGCCAGGGGCGACCCCTGCGGGCACCGGTTTTCCACATGGCGGTCCCGAACCTCCTGATGGGGATCGGGGCGGCCCTCAGCATCCCCTTCCTGAACGTCTATTTCCACGAGCGTTACGGGCTGCCGGATGAGATCCTGGGCGCGCTCTTCGCCCTGGCCTCCGCCCTTACCGGGCTGGCCACGTTGCTGGCCCCGGCCCTGGCTCGTGGGATCGGGCGCATCCCGACCGTGGCCCTCACCCAGGGGCTGTCGGTGGTCTTCCTGATCGGGATGGCCCTTGCGGATCAGGCCCCGCTGGCCGCCCTGGCCATGATCCTGCGCGGGGCGCTGATGAACATGGCTTCTCCGCTCTTCACCGAGTTTTGCATGGAGCAGACCCCTCCGGCCGAGCGGGCGACGGTGAGCAGCATCCTGAACCTGACCTGGGAGGCCGGCTGGATGATCGGGGCCGCCCTCTCCGGGCTCCTGCAGGCCCGCTACGGCCTGACCGCGATGCTCCTCGGCACCGCCGCGCTGTATGGGCTGGGGACCCTCCATCAGTATCTGGCCTTCGCCCCCCGGGATCGCGCCCTGGCTCCCCAACCCGCTCCGGCCCTGCGGCGCCCGGCCGGGTGA
- the secG gene encoding preprotein translocase subunit SecG — MATALNIAQILLAIALIAIILLQAGSSQLGGVFGLGDVGVPRKRRGLERTVFNLTIFLAVLFLVLAVVNVIVTGTPTG; from the coding sequence GTGGCTACGGCGTTGAACATCGCGCAGATCCTGCTGGCGATCGCCCTGATCGCCATCATCCTGCTGCAGGCCGGCTCCTCGCAGCTGGGAGGGGTGTTCGGCCTGGGGGATGTGGGAGTGCCCCGGAAACGGCGGGGCCTGGAGCGCACCGTCTTCAACCTCACGATCTTCCTGGCCGTCCTCTTCCTGGTCCTGGCGGTGGTGAACGTGATCGTGACCGGCACCCCCACCGGCTGA
- a CDS encoding peptide ABC transporter substrate-binding protein: MATRPRDPTLARGLYFPLILLTLTALGLGTMMLSLILRAGVETVPARGGHYTEAIVGPITTLNPLQVQPGDPEGELTRLIFNGLVRLDEQGLPVGDLAQRWEVSEDGLRYTFYLRPNVRWHDGAPFTVEDVLFTVRLLQSEELPGPPERARLWRSIEVVPVNSLTVQFRLPEPLALFPDLLTFGILPAHRLRDVPPAQLNTHPFHLNPIGTGPYRVEAVRVEEGRIQQIVLSANPQYFRGPPLLERLEFRIFPDTRTALQAYRAGEVQGIARIFPTDLDQVRALPSLNLFSAVLSGYEAILLNHASPLFREAEVRQALWLALDRQRLIDRFLAGQGVVADSPIPPGNWARHPALPPVPYDPAKARALLEARGWVIPEGGTIRQKGDQVLRFRLAASADGFHEVLAQEIARQWEEIGVKVDVDPIPGDLVGQVLAPRQFDAALVEIMVPGDPDPYPLWHETQVETGQNYGGFRDRDISEVIEEARRVFDIARRRELYWRFQELFQKKAPAILLYYPVYTFAVDERISGIQVGALLNTPADRLDGITGWYTLVRRRIIVR; the protein is encoded by the coding sequence ATGGCCACCCGTCCACGTGATCCCACCCTGGCGCGCGGGCTCTACTTCCCCCTGATCCTCCTGACCCTCACCGCCCTCGGCCTGGGGACGATGATGCTCTCCCTCATCCTGCGGGCGGGCGTGGAGACGGTCCCGGCCCGCGGGGGACATTACACGGAGGCGATCGTGGGTCCGATCACCACCCTGAATCCCCTCCAGGTCCAGCCTGGGGATCCCGAGGGAGAGCTCACGCGCCTGATCTTCAACGGCCTGGTTCGGCTGGACGAGCAGGGGCTTCCGGTGGGCGACCTGGCCCAGCGCTGGGAGGTCTCCGAGGACGGCCTGCGCTACACGTTCTACCTGCGCCCGAACGTCCGCTGGCACGACGGGGCTCCTTTCACGGTGGAGGACGTGCTCTTCACGGTGCGCCTGCTCCAGTCCGAGGAGCTGCCCGGTCCGCCGGAACGGGCCCGTCTCTGGCGATCCATCGAGGTCGTCCCGGTCAACAGCCTGACGGTGCAGTTCCGGTTGCCGGAGCCCCTGGCGCTTTTCCCCGATCTGCTGACCTTCGGGATCCTGCCGGCCCATCGCCTCCGCGACGTCCCGCCGGCCCAGCTGAACACCCATCCCTTCCACCTGAACCCCATCGGCACCGGGCCGTATCGGGTGGAGGCCGTCCGCGTCGAGGAGGGGCGGATCCAGCAGATCGTCCTCTCCGCCAACCCGCAGTATTTCCGGGGTCCGCCGCTGCTCGAGCGCCTCGAGTTCCGGATCTTCCCGGACACCCGCACGGCCCTTCAGGCTTACCGGGCGGGGGAGGTGCAGGGCATCGCCCGGATCTTCCCCACGGATTTGGATCAGGTCCGCGCCCTGCCCTCGCTGAACCTGTTCTCCGCCGTGCTCTCCGGTTACGAGGCCATCCTGCTGAACCACGCTTCTCCCCTCTTCCGAGAGGCCGAGGTGCGGCAGGCCCTCTGGCTGGCCCTGGATCGCCAGCGGCTGATCGATCGGTTCCTGGCCGGCCAGGGCGTGGTGGCGGACAGCCCGATCCCGCCGGGGAACTGGGCGCGCCATCCCGCGCTCCCGCCGGTCCCTTATGATCCGGCGAAGGCCCGAGCCCTTCTGGAAGCACGGGGATGGGTGATCCCGGAGGGCGGGACGATCCGGCAGAAGGGGGATCAGGTGCTCCGGTTCCGCCTCGCCGCGAGCGCGGATGGCTTCCATGAGGTGCTGGCCCAGGAGATCGCTCGACAATGGGAGGAGATCGGGGTGAAGGTGGACGTCGATCCCATCCCCGGGGATCTGGTGGGACAGGTGCTGGCCCCTCGCCAGTTCGACGCGGCCCTGGTGGAGATCATGGTCCCCGGGGATCCGGACCCTTACCCGCTCTGGCACGAGACGCAGGTGGAAACCGGGCAGAACTACGGGGGGTTCCGGGATCGGGACATCAGCGAGGTGATCGAGGAGGCCCGCCGGGTCTTTGACATCGCCCGCCGGCGGGAGCTTTACTGGCGCTTTCAGGAGCTCTTCCAGAAGAAGGCGCCGGCCATCCTGCTCTACTATCCGGTTTACACGTTCGCGGTGGACGAGCGGATCTCCGGGATCCAGGTGGGGGCGTTATTGAACACCCCGGCGGACCGCCTGGATGGGATCACCGGATGGTATACCCTGGTGCGGCGACGGATCATCGTGCGATAG